The Candidatus Scalindua japonica DNA window GCATTAAACCGGCTTTCCCAGGTTAGCAGCTTTACCGGAGATTCACTATGTCTTTGAAAAAACAATTTAATCAAATAGAAAAATTAAAAGCCTCTTTCGGCTTTACCCTGGTAGAAGTTATATTTTCCGTAGTCATTTTAGGGCTCATCTCCGCGGGGGTTGCCTACCCGTACATGATAGGTATGAAGTCCATCAACGCGAAGGAGGATCGTATGCTTCTCGACAGCGCGCTCCGCAGCCGGATGGAAATACTTATAAGTACCGACTTTGGCGCACTCAGCGATAGTTCTGAGGTAGTTAATATTAATGGACAGAATTATACTATTACCTGGACGGTGGTGAACATGGATATGGACGGGGACGCTGTACCGGAGACGAATGCAAAACTGGTTGTTGTATCGGTAACGGAAGTGCCCGGACGTTCTCTGACAACCATCATCGTAGATAATGAAGGCAGAATAGGTAAGATATCATGAGGGCCACTGACGAAAAAGGTTTTACGCTTATTGAATTGGTCCTGGCTATCACCATTATGGGAATCATTGCCGGGACAACAGTAACCCTCCTTTCCGCAAA harbors:
- a CDS encoding type II secretion system protein codes for the protein MSLKKQFNQIEKLKASFGFTLVEVIFSVVILGLISAGVAYPYMIGMKSINAKEDRMLLDSALRSRMEILISTDFGALSDSSEVVNINGQNYTITWTVVNMDMDGDAVPETNAKLVVVSVTEVPGRSLTTIIVDNEGRIGKIS